From a single Glycine soja cultivar W05 chromosome 19, ASM419377v2, whole genome shotgun sequence genomic region:
- the LOC114400070 gene encoding receptor-like serine/threonine-protein kinase ALE2 isoform X2 produces the protein MTAGGCSAGISPPAGHSSKPLLSPDDALRWCRVRRERMPVSVVFLLALLNLLFSCQVKSISLSVSFASSERAKMWLVKPSSGPSSAPVPSPSYHGPHVTPRPRHHYHHRHHHSMRPYVAAPPPSKDQACDQTCTDPLTSSPFGSPCGCVFPMKIRLTLDVAPYAVFPVMTELENEIALGTYLEQSQVKIMGATADSQNQGRTIVDINLVPLGEKFDNTTAALTYERFWHKKVPLNRSLFGDYAVVYIIYPGMPSSPPYGSLTGSSPSQSVDGILPVSANFVSKNQKMNLRTIIIIALSSFVLLLVLVGAFSIILKWRKTGRPSSAVGPAFTSSLNKRSGLGSMLSSSITSSTSISLMSTMATSLLSVKTFSLSELEKATDKFSSKRVLGEGGFGRVYSGTLEDGAEIAVKMLTRDNHQNGDREFIAEVEMLSRLHHRNLVKLIGICIEGRRRCLVYELVRNGSVESHLHGDDKIKGMLDWEARMKIALGAARGLAYLHEDSNPRVIHRDFKASNVLLEDDFTPKVSDFGLAREATEGSNHISTRVMGTFGYVAPEYAMTGHLLVKSDVYSYGVVLLELLTGRKPVDMSQPQGQENLVTWARPMLTSREGVEQLVDPSLAGSYNFDDMAKVAAIASMCVHSEVTQRPFMGEVVQALKLIYNDTDETCGDYCSQKDSSAQESDFRGDLAPSDSSWWNAGGLTPRITYGQASSFITMEYSSGPLEEMENRPFSTSSLIGDEISLPIRHGNRSGPLRTVRNKLSLYRFTGSRSEHGGPSSKPNWNDGYWV, from the exons ATGACCGCCGGCGGCTGCTCTGCCGGAATTTCGCCACCTGCCGGTCACTCCTCAAAGCCTCTTCTCTCTCCTGACGATGCTCTTCGCTGGTGTCGTGTTCGGCGAGAGAGAATGCCGGTGTCCGTCGTCTTCCTCCTCGCTCTTCTCAACTTGCTTTTCTCTTGCCAAG TGAAGTCTATTTCTCTGAGTGTGTCATTTGCTTCATCTGAACGGGCTAAAATGTGGCTTGTGAAACCTTCTTCTGGACCATCTTCTGCACCCGTGCCATCTCCATCTTATCATG GTCCTCATGTGACTCCAAGACCAAgacatcattatcatcaccGTCACCATCACAGCATGAGGCCTTATGTAGCAGCTCCACCCCCTTCAAAAGATCAAG CTTGTGACCAAACCTGTACTGATCCGCTCACATCAAGTCCCTTTGGTTCACCTTGTGGTTGTGTATTTCCCATGAAAATCAGACTTACACTGGATGTAGCTCCTTATGCTGTTTTTCCGGTAATGACTGAGTTAGAGAATGAAATTGCATTAGGCACATATTTAGAGCAGAGTCAGGTGAAGATAATGGGTGCCACTGCTGACAGTCAAAATCAGGGAAGAACTATTGTTGATATTAACTTGGTTCCACTGGGAGAGAAATTTGACAATACAACTGCAGCTCTTACATATGAGAGGTTTTGGCACAAGAAAGTTCCTCTAAATAGGAGCCTTTTTGGCGATTATGCTGTTGTGTACATTATTTATCCAG GAATGCCATCATCGCCACCATATGGATCTTTAACTGGGAGCAGTCCTAGTCAAAGTGTTGATGGTATTCTGCCAGTCAGTGCCAACTTTGTCAGCAAGAACCAGAAAATGAATCTCAGGACCATAATCATCATTGCTTTATCTTCCTTTGTACTCTTGCTGGTTTTGGTGGGagcattttcaattattttgaaatggaGGAAGACTGGGAGACCCTCAAGTGCTGTTGGCCCTGCATTCACATCATCTCTAAACAAGAGATCAG GCTTGGGGTCTATGTTGTCAAGTAGTATTACAAGCTCGACATCAATTTCACTTATGTCCACAATGGCTACTTCCCTTCTCTCTGTTAAAACATTTTCACTTTCTGAGCTTGAGAAAGCAACAGATAAGTTTAGTTCAAAGAGAGTTCTAGGTGAAGGAGGATTTGGACGTGTTTATAGTGGGACATTGGAAGATGGGGCTGAAATTGCAGTTAAGATGCTAACAAGGGATAATCATCAGAATGGAGACCGTGAATTTATTGCAGAGGTTGAAATGCTAAGCCGTCTGCATCACCGTAACCTAGTGAAACTGATTGGTATATGCATTGAAGGGCGCAGGCGTTGCTTGGTGTATGAGCTTGTTCGCAATGGCAGTGTTGAGTCCCATCTGCATG GTGACGACAAGATAAAGGGAATGCTAGATTGGGAAGCAAGGATGAAGATTGCCCTAGGAGCTGCAAGAGGACTGGCCTATCTTCACGAGGATTCCAATCCCCGTGTTATTCACCGTGACTTCAAAGCTAGCAATGTGTTACTAGAAGATGACTTTACTCCCAAAGTTTCTGATTTTGGCTTGGCAAGAGAAGCAACTGAAGGAAGTAATCATATTTCAACGCGGGTGATGGGAACTTTTGG GTATGTTGCCCCAGAATATGCGATGACAGGCCATTTACTCGTCAAAAGTGATGTTTATAGTTATGGTGTTGTGCTGCTTGAACTTCTCACAGGCAGAAAGCCAGTGGATATGTCTCAACCTCAGGGACAGGAGAATCTTGTAACTTGGGCGCGGCCAATGTTGACGAGTAGAGAAGGTGTAGAACAGCTGGTGGATCCATCTTTGGCTGGAAGTTACAACTTTGATGACATGGCAAAGGTTGCTGCTATCGCTTCAATGTGTGTTCACTCAGAGGTTACACAGAGACCTTTTATGGGTGAAGTTGTGCAGGCTCTCAAGTTAATATACAACGATACAGATGAGACTTGTGGAGATTATTGTAGTCAGAAGGATTCCTCTGCTCAGGAATCTGATTTTAGAGGTGACCTTGCCCCTTCTGATAGCAGTTGGTGGAATGCGGGAGGGCTAACCCCTCGAATAACTTACGGGCAAGCTTCTTCCTTCATCACTATGGAATACAGTTCCGGTCCACTTGAAGAAATGGAGAACAGACCCTTTTCAACTTCAAGCTTGATTGGGGATGAAATATCTTTACCGATTAGGCATGGGAATAGATCAGGGCCCTTAAGAACAGTCCGAAACAAGCTGTCCTTATATAGATTTACAGGAAGTCGGAGTGAGCATGGAGGACCTTCTTCCAAGCCCAATTGGAACGATGGTTACTGGGTTTAA
- the LOC114400070 gene encoding receptor-like serine/threonine-protein kinase ALE2 isoform X1 yields MTAGGCSAGISPPAGHSSKPLLSPDDALRWCRVRRERMPVSVVFLLALLNLLFSCQGSLHAVKSISLSVSFASSERAKMWLVKPSSGPSSAPVPSPSYHGPHVTPRPRHHYHHRHHHSMRPYVAAPPPSKDQACDQTCTDPLTSSPFGSPCGCVFPMKIRLTLDVAPYAVFPVMTELENEIALGTYLEQSQVKIMGATADSQNQGRTIVDINLVPLGEKFDNTTAALTYERFWHKKVPLNRSLFGDYAVVYIIYPGMPSSPPYGSLTGSSPSQSVDGILPVSANFVSKNQKMNLRTIIIIALSSFVLLLVLVGAFSIILKWRKTGRPSSAVGPAFTSSLNKRSGLGSMLSSSITSSTSISLMSTMATSLLSVKTFSLSELEKATDKFSSKRVLGEGGFGRVYSGTLEDGAEIAVKMLTRDNHQNGDREFIAEVEMLSRLHHRNLVKLIGICIEGRRRCLVYELVRNGSVESHLHGDDKIKGMLDWEARMKIALGAARGLAYLHEDSNPRVIHRDFKASNVLLEDDFTPKVSDFGLAREATEGSNHISTRVMGTFGYVAPEYAMTGHLLVKSDVYSYGVVLLELLTGRKPVDMSQPQGQENLVTWARPMLTSREGVEQLVDPSLAGSYNFDDMAKVAAIASMCVHSEVTQRPFMGEVVQALKLIYNDTDETCGDYCSQKDSSAQESDFRGDLAPSDSSWWNAGGLTPRITYGQASSFITMEYSSGPLEEMENRPFSTSSLIGDEISLPIRHGNRSGPLRTVRNKLSLYRFTGSRSEHGGPSSKPNWNDGYWV; encoded by the exons ATGACCGCCGGCGGCTGCTCTGCCGGAATTTCGCCACCTGCCGGTCACTCCTCAAAGCCTCTTCTCTCTCCTGACGATGCTCTTCGCTGGTGTCGTGTTCGGCGAGAGAGAATGCCGGTGTCCGTCGTCTTCCTCCTCGCTCTTCTCAACTTGCTTTTCTCTTGCCAAG GTTCTTTGCATGCAGTGAAGTCTATTTCTCTGAGTGTGTCATTTGCTTCATCTGAACGGGCTAAAATGTGGCTTGTGAAACCTTCTTCTGGACCATCTTCTGCACCCGTGCCATCTCCATCTTATCATG GTCCTCATGTGACTCCAAGACCAAgacatcattatcatcaccGTCACCATCACAGCATGAGGCCTTATGTAGCAGCTCCACCCCCTTCAAAAGATCAAG CTTGTGACCAAACCTGTACTGATCCGCTCACATCAAGTCCCTTTGGTTCACCTTGTGGTTGTGTATTTCCCATGAAAATCAGACTTACACTGGATGTAGCTCCTTATGCTGTTTTTCCGGTAATGACTGAGTTAGAGAATGAAATTGCATTAGGCACATATTTAGAGCAGAGTCAGGTGAAGATAATGGGTGCCACTGCTGACAGTCAAAATCAGGGAAGAACTATTGTTGATATTAACTTGGTTCCACTGGGAGAGAAATTTGACAATACAACTGCAGCTCTTACATATGAGAGGTTTTGGCACAAGAAAGTTCCTCTAAATAGGAGCCTTTTTGGCGATTATGCTGTTGTGTACATTATTTATCCAG GAATGCCATCATCGCCACCATATGGATCTTTAACTGGGAGCAGTCCTAGTCAAAGTGTTGATGGTATTCTGCCAGTCAGTGCCAACTTTGTCAGCAAGAACCAGAAAATGAATCTCAGGACCATAATCATCATTGCTTTATCTTCCTTTGTACTCTTGCTGGTTTTGGTGGGagcattttcaattattttgaaatggaGGAAGACTGGGAGACCCTCAAGTGCTGTTGGCCCTGCATTCACATCATCTCTAAACAAGAGATCAG GCTTGGGGTCTATGTTGTCAAGTAGTATTACAAGCTCGACATCAATTTCACTTATGTCCACAATGGCTACTTCCCTTCTCTCTGTTAAAACATTTTCACTTTCTGAGCTTGAGAAAGCAACAGATAAGTTTAGTTCAAAGAGAGTTCTAGGTGAAGGAGGATTTGGACGTGTTTATAGTGGGACATTGGAAGATGGGGCTGAAATTGCAGTTAAGATGCTAACAAGGGATAATCATCAGAATGGAGACCGTGAATTTATTGCAGAGGTTGAAATGCTAAGCCGTCTGCATCACCGTAACCTAGTGAAACTGATTGGTATATGCATTGAAGGGCGCAGGCGTTGCTTGGTGTATGAGCTTGTTCGCAATGGCAGTGTTGAGTCCCATCTGCATG GTGACGACAAGATAAAGGGAATGCTAGATTGGGAAGCAAGGATGAAGATTGCCCTAGGAGCTGCAAGAGGACTGGCCTATCTTCACGAGGATTCCAATCCCCGTGTTATTCACCGTGACTTCAAAGCTAGCAATGTGTTACTAGAAGATGACTTTACTCCCAAAGTTTCTGATTTTGGCTTGGCAAGAGAAGCAACTGAAGGAAGTAATCATATTTCAACGCGGGTGATGGGAACTTTTGG GTATGTTGCCCCAGAATATGCGATGACAGGCCATTTACTCGTCAAAAGTGATGTTTATAGTTATGGTGTTGTGCTGCTTGAACTTCTCACAGGCAGAAAGCCAGTGGATATGTCTCAACCTCAGGGACAGGAGAATCTTGTAACTTGGGCGCGGCCAATGTTGACGAGTAGAGAAGGTGTAGAACAGCTGGTGGATCCATCTTTGGCTGGAAGTTACAACTTTGATGACATGGCAAAGGTTGCTGCTATCGCTTCAATGTGTGTTCACTCAGAGGTTACACAGAGACCTTTTATGGGTGAAGTTGTGCAGGCTCTCAAGTTAATATACAACGATACAGATGAGACTTGTGGAGATTATTGTAGTCAGAAGGATTCCTCTGCTCAGGAATCTGATTTTAGAGGTGACCTTGCCCCTTCTGATAGCAGTTGGTGGAATGCGGGAGGGCTAACCCCTCGAATAACTTACGGGCAAGCTTCTTCCTTCATCACTATGGAATACAGTTCCGGTCCACTTGAAGAAATGGAGAACAGACCCTTTTCAACTTCAAGCTTGATTGGGGATGAAATATCTTTACCGATTAGGCATGGGAATAGATCAGGGCCCTTAAGAACAGTCCGAAACAAGCTGTCCTTATATAGATTTACAGGAAGTCGGAGTGAGCATGGAGGACCTTCTTCCAAGCCCAATTGGAACGATGGTTACTGGGTTTAA